From the genome of Monomorium pharaonis isolate MP-MQ-018 chromosome 1, ASM1337386v2, whole genome shotgun sequence:
TGCGACGTCGATCGCTGACCGGATTCTGCAGGCAAGCATGATGAGACCAGAGAGGGAGATGATCTGTATTCAAACAGTTTGAAATTCAAAACGTCGCGGACacgaagagagaaaatatcatatatcctttaaaaaaaaaaaaaatatatatatatatatatatatatgtacttttcaatatatatctttcaaCTCGTACACGTGTACGCACGTCAATCTAGACTTGCAATAAACATCTCATAAATATCTCATGTACTGAGCGCTCTCCCGGAAATTTCACTGGTTTAATTAAACTCCCCCCctcaatctttaaatatcaaTCGATACAGAGATTGATCGCACGAGGGACCCTCGTTTATGTGCGCGCGGTTCATCTTTAATGGACTTGGAGAGAGTTTCCCCTCGAGcacgaaaatattaaatttctccgCCCCTTTATGCGGCGGCCGCCGCGTCGCCGGTCGTTGGGACGAAAGAGGGTAAAGAGGGACGGACGGCCGACCCCCTTGAAGAACGCGGAATCGAGACACTTCCGAATGCACATCCCAATGCATTCTGATATTACCCTGTGAGCGCCCGAGCACACGCTCCAGTCCTCCTCTTGCAATTGTAATGAGCGTCCGCTGCGCGCGACGTAGGGATTTGCCGGCGGTAATAGCATGCAAACATCCTTGCGGAGGGaacacgacgacgacgacgaaggaCGAGACGTCTCTCGTTTCTCTTTCATCCTCTTTTTCCCGCAGCCGTGCGTGACGTCACGACGAGTTAATACATACGGACACGGAGGACACGCGCGGCGGTTGTGTCCTCTCGGGCGGAGGACGTCGACGGCGGCAGGAATTTTCTCGCGTTTTACACCGGCGTGCACGGATGCACTCCGGGGGTTTCCGCACTGGGTTGTAAAAATCCCTGCAACTGATGTTTCCTCTCAACGGCGACGCTCCGTCCTTCCGTCGCGGACGCTGGCAATGAGAGAAGGAACGTCTAGAACTTTCGTAATAATAACATGCGGTAGCTTTTCGGTAGCCCTCTTGTCTTGATGTTCGTAACGCGAATATTGAAAAGtagctatttattatttcattcaagtactcattattttatttcattttttacatctCTCGGCGCAGGTAAAACCTTTATGAAAAATCTCTCTATCCGTGCTACTTTCATTTGGAATATTCCGGGAGGTATagtctttatatttttcctctGTATATACTGAATTACGTGACAACGGCTGAAGCATACGTCTTAATGCAGGATTTAACCCTGGTATCATGTTGCCCTAACAAAAGCGTATAGTTACGAGTTTACTCTTGGTTCATCCGCGGTGCATCTCCCCGCGTAGGTTTTCAAGCGCGACGTTGCGCAACATCGCTCCTCCGTTTTTCTTCGCGCGAAACAAAGGTGATTGCGCGGCGCGCGGGTACTTACCCGTTCGCACTTTTTTTcgcaataataatgatacgACAGGCGGCGAAATGGAACGAAAACACGATGGCGGAAAAATCGCGTTTGCCGAacaaattataagaaaatagttATGACGAAGTTGGTCGGTTTACGTACCGCCGTCGTGTGTAATGGCAGTCTTTCTCGGCGCGCactaagaaaaatatacgtaGCACGCCGGAATTCGCGCGGTGCTTCGCTCCTTGTTTTAAACAATTCCGCCACGCTCCGTATTTTTTTCCCTCCGGTGACGCGTTTAACGGCTAGTCCAGGACTTACATGTGTAACGCGCTCCgtcgttttcaaatattatccGTTAAAACGCACGGTAAACATACGGTGCATACGTTGCTGCTTCGTGGGTTACGTTataaacagagagagagagagagagagagcttgaTAGTACAATAAAACTCCACATCGGCCGATCGCCAGAATTGAGGCCGGGCATCGAGCAATTAATTCTCATGCTAACATTTTGTTTCCTCAGTACGCCAAACATCGCTGCCAGTAATACTTGTAATTGGATAATTTCACCGGCgcggaatttttaaattggaaCGGAGCCAACGTTGGAGCTGCGGCCTAcgttgaaaaaattgaaactatTTCACTCAATCGCCACATCGGATGTAAATGTGTCTGGGGAGAGAGCGTCGGACGCGAGATCTGTTAAGCTTATAATCGTCtggagataaaaaaaaaaaagacgaggGAAAACGGCAGAAATCTCATTCTTATTCATGATCCCGCAACCCGCCCGCTGAGATAACACACGGAATATCGCGGAGATGTGTGTCGTCGCCCTTACTGGTTCCCCGTCGGCGTTGAGGGCTGACGACCGTACCACGCTGGATGCGCCTTCGAATCGTCAAACATTTGCGCTTGCCATATCCATCGAGTACAGCCTGTCCCGCGAGAGAAACGGCGTGTAATGCGTTGCGGTATGCATACGTGCGtcacaaatacacacacacacacacacacacacacacacacacacacacacacacgggataCGGGCAACGCACACAAGCTGTAACTCGCGAAAGCATAACATCACGCGGGAGAGTACATTACGCGGGCAACTCGTTCCGCGCCCTAATGCATTCGATATCCGCTTTTACAAAGTCGGTCAAGGCTCCTTCAGCAGATGCATTTCCACTCGAGACTTCCTTCGCGCACTCGCGCGCACGAAAAGACGACCACCGCACGTCCGAATAGCCAACGTTTGCCCGTCGGTGAGACCGCATGAGGTCGATGCGGGAAGGCTGAGGGGCACTCAGGGGGAGGAGAGGGGGCgagggagagaaggaaatagAGGAGGTAGAGGAATGATTTATATCCCTCGGGCGCGAAGATCTTACCTCGGGTGTTAGTTCCGCCGGTTGAACATCCAGATGGAAAGCGGGCGTTGGGCGGCGGTGCAGGGAAGGGTTGCCGCGAAGTTCTTATCggtgtgtatataattttcgGTGGGTTTGCAGTTAGTAGGTAACACCGTGGCCGCCCTTTGCCCTCGCCGTGGAACTTGCTACGGTAGGATACTTACGACCGACGCGCTTACGCCCGCGATGCAACACATTGTTCCCCCAAGGCGCATTAGGGCGGATTTCCCGGGCGTCGAATGCTTCGTCGTGGTTTAGTGATTTTTGCGTGGGCCGATACTCGAGCGTTCGACGTCCCGCGGCGAATAACCTGACACGCATCTAGTTTTAGCATCGCATTTCAGGAAACCTTAGTAGAGCAGTAACGTGCCGCGAGTCTTAGCTCAGGATcctaaaattatacatatggcgttaaaaatataaatagaaacatGAAAgttagtttatattattaggATGACACAGCGTGAGACggtgaaaaatttttggattATTTTAGAAACGACATAAAAGGGTTTCCAGGGCAAGATTTCTTGTACATTGCCGTATCCGCAGCAAATTGAGAACAAAATATTGGAATTTCGCTGCTTTGAGGAGAAACAAAAATCAATGTCTGTTCGACGAGAGCTGTACGGTGATTGTATCTTTTCTCCTGATTGGATAAGATGTTACATTCAGTTTACAATTGTGATTGTAACATAGAACCCTTTGGAcgcttttaattttcattgtttttgtatttttttagtctttcatagagaaaatattttatatcacggTAGCAATTTTTTCAACGAACGAATGATTTCTCGCTTGTTTTTGTTCTGAAAATATATGCTGTCGTTTTCTTTATCTTaacttatcaatttaattcataagCTAAAAACACAAATCCACaacttcaaaaataaaaatttgcaaacttTGTATCTTGATTTTCAGTTacgtttttagaattttttttccaaattattcTACTGTATTGTGGACGttctaaatatgtattatttaaaaatattataaattaatatagcagaATTCACAcaagtaattataattgatttataaaaacaaaatactttaattaatgcaTCATGCAGGGAAAGATCTTTTATCTCTTCGCAGACAAAAACTATATTTCCGAGTGTTTTCGAGAATTTATGTGAGATTATActgtatacttttaattaggatattataaaaacatactgTGTTTgcatcttttataataatataataacattaattctGGCGCAGTGtacatattgtaaatattatagtttttgtttttataattccgtttttacatacattatttaaattaagcgCACATAGAAGTATATGAAATATCCACATTATATTAACatgtaattttaagaaaataataaatgacgTTTTTTAAtctcattattatttcattatcaaAATACTTtcaagttaaaagtaaaatattcaaatattgcattttttttagttttaaacaaaaactacGCTTTTGCTCATGTTTTTCTGAAATTGCTCCAATGCGTGCCACGGTAATCTCGCTATTTATAGAAGAGAGCGAAATATCTCCAGTTTAAACGCATCCCGCTTGGCTTTCTTGACTTCCCTCGCAAATACGCGCGAAGGATATAATCCGATTACACGTTTTGATATGTTCAGAAATGGTGTAGAACAACGCTCGTATGCTTGACTGCATTTTGCAAAGTGTATTTTCCTGCCGTTTGTTTTAGTCTCGTGTTCTAGTCACAGAAGCGATTCTTTTCTGGTCTCAGCgctaattttcttttcaaatttatagtAGTTCCACAATTAAACAACCAAATGCTGAATTGTgctttctattattttatgtatttaatttaaaaaattgatgcaTTTCATTAGAGTTATTTCGCAAAACAAAACGCTTATCCTGCGAACAAATGCATTTTAGTTGCGAATTATGTGctggaaataaataaaaaattttgtacacactGTTTTTCgcaaaacatttgttttattcgGCGTAATGTTTCACGAGACGTTAGTGTGCCGCCGGGGACTAATGCAAGATTCGTCGTTATACGGCGGCCTCATCTCACCATGGTCCGTTTTATTCCGCTCACGTATCCCTATGAAATTATTCACACTAGCCGGCGACACATTGTGCCTCGTGGTTCTGGAAGAATAAGTGGCAAACATAAAATGCGCCACGGTGAAGCCTGTTCCTCGGCCTTAACGCGAACATGTTATGACGAGAACACACGATATATTCGCCTCACGATTATTTTCTACGTCGTGTTTTCAGCGACTTCGTCCCTTTCCTCGAGCACGAGAATGGTAATTTGGTGATAACTTATGTCCTACGGCAGAGCTTAATACCAGTTACCGTCGCATATATATTATCACACACTTTGTTTCATacattacacacatatattacCAAAACTATCATTATGGTGAGTTCGATTTTTGATGTCCGTAAATGCGCGGAAAGAACGAAAAACGTACACGATCTGTATctataactaaatttttagatacttcaacaaaattattctttccgtatatttattaaatcctAGTGATTTTGTTTCCAGAAACACGTAGGACATATTACTTGTACTGCTGATCTACCAAACTGtctaatttcataaaaaattatagtatattttcaaagttgaaaattaaactttttaaaatgacACCCCCAATGTCCGGCGCAAAACGAACGATAAACCAGAGTCATGtgttcgttattttttttttcttccagcTGGGATGCCGACCATGGAATCTCAGTCTGACGAGCGTGATCATCTTAGCGCTGTCGAATATGCTGCTGACGTTCCTACTGTTGCAATCAGAGACTTGCACGCCGGAAGCGATTCCGCGAGAAGTGGAGGTGAGCGCTGTCACCGAATGGAATCTCGGCACCCTCGTCAAGCACGAGCAACAGTCGGAATGCATCACTCAGGATTACCAGCCCACGTCACCTGACTCTAACAGTCTCAAGCTGGACATTAAACTCGGCAGATGGGATGCCCGGCGGATATTCCGGACCTTTGACTCAGTGTTGGTCGGCAGTAGGTTTATGGAGCTTTCGCAAACATATCGAGTGTGCCTGGCCACCCAGAGCTCCGTGGAAAAGCTACACTCGCTGGTGCAAGTTGCCTTGCACTGGACCGGACCGATGTCCGTCGCGCTTTATGCCGCCGGTGACGAGGAGTTCGAGGTGCTGCAGCGTTACCTGGTGTACCTGAGGCGATGCTACGAATCCATCAGAGAGCGGGTGATCTTCTCCCTGGCCGTACCGAAAATGCGCACGCCCAAGAAGCAGCCGCGCGTCTTCGATCTGCCGGATTTCGTCGACTGTGCCAAACCGGAAGCCACCCTCAACGAGCTCATGACCCGCGTGCCGAGCGAGCAGACCAATTGGCGGATACGAAACGTCTATCCGCAGAACCACATGCGAAACTTAGCGCGCAAAAACTGCCAGACGGACTATGTGTTTTTAACGGACGTAGACATTGTTCCGAGCTTCAATCTAACGGTTGTGCTCGACGAGTTCCTTAGGAACGATAACTGTGATAAGTGCGCCTATGTAATACCCACATACGAGTTGGACACGCGCGTGAGGTTTCCCCAAAATAAGACAGAGTTAATCAGGCTCGCCAAGAAAGGCTTGGCCAGGCCCTTCCATCAGAAAGTCTTCATACATAATCAGTTTGCCACAAATTTCACAAGGTAAATGATACtttgtattaaatacattatttaatgttatatggatctctttataaatttcttgaaattatattcGCTTTAATTAATCgggaaacaattaaaatagtaatcaATTTATGTACTCATTGATTGAAATTGATTAAACGCCAACGTGACACAGTCCTTgaatttgtaatgttttttttttacaataagttgtattatttgtacgacttcaataataatttgttaataataatttgacgAGCATCCTCAAATTTTGTTGTTATTCGAaggttatatttttaattaacaatccagatattttatgtaaacaacATTACGAGTTTTATGCATGTAATATAAGCTCgcaattttatgtatgtatataaaatgcgCTCGATTATCaactgcaaaatataaaatggacGGTACGTGGCATAGATGTTtggagtatttttttattttacaggtGGCTGCAGGACGTGTCACCAAACCATATACATTATGAAAACGTAAAGACAGGTAAGGTCTACATTAGTCACGACGTGACGAATTTCGAATTCCTTTACGAGCCGTTTTACGTGGCGAAGGATATCGTGCCGCCCCACGACGAAAGGTTTATGGGATACGGATATACGAGAAATACCCaggtatatatttatactaagatatatttactaagatatataattttttttcgagtaGTTACTCGCCACCCGCGTGACGAATACACTAGTGGCGGCGTGGAATCGAAAATGCAATTTCACCCCCCCGAGCacgaaataacataaaatgatACAATACGAAAGTTTACGTTCGATCCGAGGAGATTGATGATAGGCGAACGCAATTCCTTCCGCTAATATGTGAAAATACTCATATTCCGAAAGATGAGCGCAACGGGTGTACtgggaggggaaaaaaaaaaaaacaaaaaaacgctTATGGccattatttatgaaatgtatCGAATCAATTAGCAGTAATATCATAGAACagttgaattaaaaatgttccCGCGGCAGCATTACGCGTCAATATTCTCGATGGGAAAACGGGAAAATGAATGATAAAGATTGTAAAATGGCTCAAATTCGAATGTATCCATGATAATTGCATGCGTGTGCATCGCATACGTATACGAGCGTGTATTTCATCAAACGCGACCGGTTTATCTCCCTACGTCGGGGgaagataaaaagtattacatcgaaaattaatatacctTTCGGAGTATTAATGGGATTAGCGAATAAATGGCAATAATGGAACTGGCAGATACCGGCCATTACTACGTTTCTACACTCCTCTGTAAATAGTCGGCATGAATTACACTAAAAGATGTACATTTTGGGATATTAACAGTAAAAGCAACATACTCTGCGCACATATATTCCCGCGTTTCATCAaccgaaagagaaagagagagagagagagagagagagagagatatgtTCCGAGTTACGATATTTTGTTAACTCGACGACATGGCAAACCGTGCTGCGGGAAAATCATCAATGCGGATGTAACGGCCATAAAGTTACGCATGCCAACGAGGGAGTATTAGCGAGATCACGGTGCGAGTCGGGAAAAACAGCTAAAGCGGGCGCCAACGTGTGGCGAGTCAGAAACGGCAAACTAGAATGAGCGCGTTATCTCCGTTGCGCACGGGgcattaattgaattatatattatcattacCGCGGCAATGTTACCGGACGACGGAGGCTCGTTTCGCGGAACGGacattattcaatttaaactTGATGCATCTCCGGTCGTGTAATCAAACGTATCGGGACgacgacgccgccgccgccgtcgtcgtcgcgtaGACCGTAAATTGCGTTCGTGCTAATGTACTTTTCAGACGCGCGTCATCCTCGCGCGCGAATTACGCGAAGATTTGCAAATTTCTCAGCTCAATAACGCCGAACTTCGAAACTTCATCACGCAACTCGTGGCGAATCACGCGGCAAGTTTCCCCGATATCTTGGAACGATGCGATGGGGAGAATCGATGTcggttaaaaatttgaaagtacaattttgctttaaatttaGTTAGATAAGCtctgaaaacaattttgttggaTCATcgaaatatgtatataggaCGCTCAGACACGTTGTGCAAggttgtaaaaagttttaacattcTAATAACCAATTTAAGTGTGctacacaattattttaataatccaacagaattaatttaaatttttagatatttattatttagtaaaataaaaagttcgtTCTTTCCGTGTGAGAAACAAATAAGTGATATATTCGTACGCTTAGATTTTTTACCGAAATCTAGTCGTAAAGTGTTTTTCTCTCATTCATTTAAACAACTCAGTCATTTAAACGGCTGCGAGAGGAACAGGTCACGGTGACTGAAATTGCAGTGATccttaaaatgttatttgtgcCGAAAACCACAAAACAAACGCGAGAAACCTTTCCGCTTCCAGTCCATATATACGGAGCATTGTATTCCCCTGAACGTATAAATGTTCTTTCGTGGCATGCGGATCCCCCGCATTGTTTTGACAAGAAAGTACGACGGTACTGCTTCCTCGACGGCAGAAATAACGAAATTCCATCGCGCGGCAAAAATCCAAGCGCAACGAACGTGCACAGCTGCAATTCGCAAAACGAGCACGCGAAGTGCACGCGACGGCAATAAAACAGGCGCAAAATCTACGTACGTATAATATCGGCACAGGCTGCATTCGCAACGAAATTTCACGATCTATGAGATTCATCGATTCTTTTTCAGATGAGAGATAGTTAACACATTCACCGCCAAGCGTAATTTAGATGACTTTCCTTTCAcgcctttttaaaatttaaaaagaacaaCGAAATAGAGGAAGGTATTTTATGTCATTCATGAATTGTGGAACTAAACTGACGGAAATATCTCTTCACGATTATTATCactgtcaaaatttatatcatacaGCAATACCGATACTCGAAAATGTTGGATCCGATAGTAGATATTCTACTAATCTATCAATATTGACCATACGTGGgcaataatattgcatttgttGATACTAACAATGTTATTGACCGTGTAAGAtctttataaatgaaaagtttTGCGTTGGTCCATTGACCAACGgttgaattatattaattaagttaaatcatattattttaatagcgtAAGCAAAAAGATACGTTTCTTGTGAATGTTTTAATTGGATTGCGCTAATGCGTACTGGTGTGCATTAAAGCTGCGGTACACCGatctaatttaaatgtaaaagtgaaatgcaaatattttgaatGATAAAATACACGTTCCACTGTGTAAtacaataaagtatatattgtGGATTTAGCGGTTTAACTCgtcgtttatatatatttatattaaatacatatcttTATgcgatatatttatgtatatgacAGCTTTAAATGTGCACCAGTGCGCACTGGTGCGTCCAGTTGAATTTGCTATCAAATTATTCTAGAGAAATTTGACTGTCGAACACCGCGCGCGTACATCGAacgatattaaaatgtacatacGTATCGCGGACATCGACGCGGTCGATCGATCCTTGTTGAGACGATGGCGACGGTGCAGTGGTGCGGCCGGCATTACACGGCGACGGATATCGGAAGTACTTGTACACTGGAAGTACTCGCGTCCCTCCTCTGCGGTTTCCGTCGCACCACGTCTATTTACCCCGCGTATGGGAACGAGAATGGAATATCGTTCGTTTACCCTCTCTTTACCATTCATTCACCAAAGATTCATTCGTTGCGACGCTCAAGCTCAGTTTTCCCGTTCCCTTCAGGAACGCAAGTCCGATCGCATTCTTCGCTTTTACAATTCCCCCCCCCCAGCCTTTTGCTATTCCCTTccacatttttattgcaaaaagttCTTTTACATGAGCACGGCATTCTTCAATGTACTCGCATTACCTGTTTTTTTCTGTGGTTCTTGAGTATTACTTAATCTTTTCAAAATGCGATTGGTTCGATCAAATCCGCGTGTTGTACTCGATGTGAAATTTGAAAGCGCAGCCGATGCCTTTTTTTCCATCGTTACCACGCGTACGGGCGTGCATCCCGCGCGAGAATGCATCGCCTCGTCGGCTCGGGATTTTATTTCACGTTAATTAATCTTCGGCTGTTTTACGTATACAATGCACGAGGACAATGCGGTATGCGCCATAATCACGATGCAATTACGCCGGTTTCCCGACTCGCCTCGATTGCCCGGTAAAATGAGCATGTTAATTGCCGATCGATTCGTTAATTCTCCGGCGCTGGTCCCCGCGCTGGCCTTTGTCCGACCGTGAGCGGGCTTAGCGTtccccccttcctccctcACCCCCTCTTTACAACCTTCAATTACCCGTCGATGCACCGGGCGATTGTCGACGTGGCCAATATAAAGGATTTGGCCCCGGCGATGTACGGCACGCGCTGTTCTCGCTCGCTCCCTCGCTCATTCGTTC
Proteins encoded in this window:
- the LOC105830447 gene encoding beta-1,4-glucuronyltransferase 1 translates to MYECERQPGSAVFAIRLPSPRGEGVCLACQHTSMVQLGCRPWNLSLTSVIILALSNMLLTFLLLQSETCTPEAIPREVEVSAVTEWNLGTLVKHEQQSECITQDYQPTSPDSNSLKLDIKLGRWDARRIFRTFDSVLVGSRFMELSQTYRVCLATQSSVEKLHSLVQVALHWTGPMSVALYAAGDEEFEVLQRYLVYLRRCYESIRERVIFSLAVPKMRTPKKQPRVFDLPDFVDCAKPEATLNELMTRVPSEQTNWRIRNVYPQNHMRNLARKNCQTDYVFLTDVDIVPSFNLTVVLDEFLRNDNCDKCAYVIPTYELDTRVRFPQNKTELIRLAKKGLARPFHQKVFIHNQFATNFTRWLQDVSPNHIHYENVKTGKVYISHDVTNFEFLYEPFYVAKDIVPPHDERFMGYGYTRNTQVYEMYVTGYQFKVLSPVFTGHWGLQTRKTRPAWRERQNSANRKQFETFKKEVFARYMRDPLKMMKNAN